One part of the Patescibacteria group bacterium genome encodes these proteins:
- a CDS encoding FRG domain-containing protein: MAWTEQTASSVEELALMLLTIGTAPYLCRGQSRAEWEHLITRFTRALKHRHRVKPDPSTEPERLAKTAAMVEAASIDRFVKQGHMHLSRTESGIMSTVVGTLSLMQHYGAPTRLLDWTYSPWVAAYFAAIDDLEHDGAIWSFNTNALNESEAVDKDVEAHLDQMRSAGNLLTWVEATNTSYNVACVARPAIDNRRMSAQQSAHTMAATIDEPHDVLIEEIDHADRPVVPPLFFLFFWFFLCFL; encoded by the coding sequence ATGGCATGGACAGAACAGACTGCTAGCAGCGTAGAGGAATTGGCCTTGATGTTGCTGACGATCGGCACTGCACCGTATCTCTGCCGGGGCCAGTCGAGGGCGGAATGGGAACACCTGATTACTAGATTCACCAGAGCACTCAAACATAGGCATAGGGTAAAACCGGATCCTTCGACAGAACCCGAAAGACTCGCCAAAACGGCCGCGATGGTCGAAGCTGCATCGATCGATCGATTCGTTAAACAGGGCCATATGCACCTTAGCCGGACCGAGAGTGGCATCATGTCAACTGTTGTTGGTACGCTGAGTCTCATGCAGCACTATGGCGCACCCACAAGGCTGCTCGATTGGACTTATTCGCCCTGGGTCGCCGCGTACTTTGCTGCAATAGATGATCTCGAGCACGATGGTGCTATCTGGTCCTTCAACACCAACGCACTAAACGAGTCGGAGGCGGTAGATAAAGATGTCGAGGCACACCTCGACCAAATGAGAAGCGCGGGCAATCTTCTCACTTGGGTCGAGGCTACTAACACGTCATACAATGTTGCATGTGTGGCTCGTCCGGCTATAGATAATAGGCGGATGTCTGCTCAGCAATCAGCGCACACGATGGCCGCAACAATAGACGAACCGCATGACGTACTGATTGAAGAAATCGATCATGCCGACCGGCCTGTGGTGCCGCCTTTGTTCTTTTTGTTCTTTTGGTTCTTTTTGTGCTTTCTCTAA
- a CDS encoding transposase yields MTSKRVTSLYDLMDSAYDWENIKDFSRQLGHVPIVDSNCRRGEKKHFDPAEEVRFRERTTVERVNGRLKDDFGGRMIRVRGSTKVMAHLMFGILALTADYLLKFVQ; encoded by the coding sequence ATGACTTCAAAGCGTGTAACGAGTTTATATGATTTAATGGATTCGGCATATGATTGGGAGAATATAAAAGATTTTAGTCGACAACTTGGACATGTGCCAATAGTAGACTCGAATTGTCGACGAGGAGAAAAGAAACATTTTGACCCTGCTGAAGAAGTACGATTTAGGGAAAGAACTACAGTTGAACGAGTAAATGGCAGGCTGAAGGATGATTTTGGAGGGCGAATGATTCGTGTACGTGGTTCAACCAAAGTTATGGCCCATCTTATGTTCGGTATCCTTGCCCTAACTGCCGATTATTTACTGAAATTTGTCCAGTAG
- a CDS encoding transposase has protein sequence MFIKEIKKKNKGYEKIFTSHRLMESYRTEKGPRQRTVLNLGRLEIPEEQFKLLADRIETILSGQTSFLPPEIAEEIEVLARHYAQKIVQKNISAHQSVVCEPEEPPVYETINVNSVKNSRSRTIGAEHVGLSSFAELGFEACLSNLGFSNDRVKLAALAIVGKLVYPASEPDTLLATLQTLQNEEIKVREVTEPEIKKRGITVIMDAGIATENILLCKSSKRLAKESAMLSQYQERFEKGLEDISLSLTKRGGVKHYDKVIERIGRLKEKYSSIGRFYKINTQQSEGKVTQLTWAFEKKKEAEEQFSGLYFLRTTRKDLSEKEMWSLYTMLTRVEESFRCLKDDLNMRPVFHQKENRTDSHLFITVLAYHLLNSIQVKLHETGIAMRWKRIRALLSTHVIITTSMVKKDGGCIHIRGCSEPEPFHRRIYNALKIKLTPVISKLMYM, from the coding sequence ATGTTTATCAAAGAAATAAAAAAGAAAAACAAAGGCTATGAAAAGATTTTCACCTCTCACCGCCTGATGGAATCCTATCGTACTGAGAAAGGCCCGCGGCAAAGGACTGTTCTCAATCTTGGCAGGCTGGAGATTCCTGAGGAGCAGTTCAAGCTTTTGGCTGACCGTATTGAAACAATACTCAGCGGACAGACATCGTTTTTGCCGCCTGAGATAGCTGAAGAGATTGAGGTGCTGGCAAGGCATTATGCCCAGAAGATAGTACAGAAGAATATTTCGGCTCATCAATCAGTAGTTTGTGAACCTGAAGAACCGCCGGTATATGAGACGATTAATGTAAACAGCGTAAAGAATTCCCGGTCACGGACAATTGGTGCGGAACATGTAGGTTTATCATCATTTGCGGAGCTGGGATTTGAAGCATGTTTGAGTAATTTGGGATTCAGCAATGACCGGGTCAAGCTTGCTGCGCTTGCAATAGTAGGCAAACTGGTATATCCCGCAAGTGAGCCGGACACACTGCTTGCTACCCTTCAAACCTTACAGAATGAAGAGATCAAGGTGAGGGAGGTTACTGAACCAGAAATAAAGAAACGAGGGATTACGGTAATAATGGATGCCGGGATAGCAACGGAAAATATTCTCTTATGCAAAAGCAGCAAACGTTTGGCAAAAGAGTCGGCCATGTTGTCCCAATATCAGGAACGTTTTGAGAAAGGACTCGAGGATATTAGTTTATCATTAACAAAAAGAGGCGGCGTAAAGCATTATGATAAGGTCATTGAGCGTATAGGACGATTGAAAGAGAAGTATTCTTCGATTGGCAGGTTTTATAAGATAAATACTCAACAATCCGAAGGAAAAGTTACACAACTAACATGGGCGTTTGAAAAAAAGAAAGAGGCGGAAGAACAATTCTCGGGTTTATATTTCTTGCGCACCACACGCAAAGACTTGAGCGAGAAGGAGATGTGGTCTTTATATACAATGCTTACAAGAGTGGAGGAATCGTTTCGATGCTTGAAGGATGATTTGAATATGCGGCCGGTATTCCACCAGAAGGAAAACCGTACCGACAGCCACCTGTTTATAACAGTCCTCGCATATCATTTACTCAACTCGATACAAGTAAAACTTCATGAAACCGGCATTGCCATGAGATGGAAACGTATCCGCGCACTACTTTCAACTCATGTGATTATAACAACTTCCATGGTAAAAAAAGATGGCGGATGTATTCATATAAGAGGCTGTTCAGAGCCTGAACCTTTTCACAGGAGAATTTATAACGCATTGAAAATCAAACTCACACCTGTTATATCAAAATTAATGTATATGTGA